Below is a genomic region from Candidatus Binatia bacterium.
TGTGGTACACACTGAGGACGACAACACGGTTCGGATCATCAGCGCACGGGACGCCGAAAAGCGCGAGCGGGTGAAGTATGAAGAAGCAAGATCGTGACGGAGACGAAATGCGGAGTTACTACGACTTCAGCGGCGGCGTTCGCGGCAAATACGCCAAGCGCTATGCCGAAGGAACGAACGTCGTGGTCCTCGATCCCGACGTCGCCAACATGTTCAAGGACGCCGAGTCCGTCAACGAGACGCTGCGCGCAGTTGCCCGCATCATCGAACTCCAATCGCACAAAGGGCGTACGGCTAGCCGAACCAGCCGTTCCAGGCGACGGCTAAAAACGAGCCGCGCCTGAACGGCACGCCGTTGGGCAGACGGAACGTGTTGACGGAGATGGCGTGATGGATCGGCAGGACATCCTTGACACGATCCGCCGGAGTGCCAACGCCAACGGCGGAATCCCCCCTGGCGAGGACCGGCTCGCCCAGCTCGGCATACCTGCCGCAGCGTGGGGGAAGTACTGGTCGCGGATCAGCGCGGCGCACCGCGAAGCTGGCGTCAAGCCCAATCGAGCGCATGAGCCTCATCCCGAGGTGGATGCTCTCGCCCGCCTCGCCAGCCTTACGCAGGAGCTTGGAGCGTTGCCGACGTCCCGTGATCGAATCGTGAAGCACCACCAGGATACAGCTTTCCCAAGTGAGCGCGTGTACAAGCGTCTCGGGCCGACCGCCAAGCTGGTATCACGGCTCATCGAGTACTCACGGTCCCATCCTGGTAACGACGACGTACTCACGATCTGCACGGCCCATCCGAGCCAGACAGCGGTGCCGGCACCCGAGAAGTCGTCCGCGGTCACCTTCGGAACTGTCTACTTGCTCAAAGGGCCGGGTCGACGATTCAAGATTGGACGAACGAACGCTTTCGGCAGGCGCAGACGAGAGCTTGGCATCCAGCTGCCATTCGAGACGCGCAAGGTGCATGTGATTGAGACCGATGATCCCGAGGGCGTGGAGGCATACTGGCACCAGCGCTTCGCCGCACAACGCATCAACAGCGAGTGGTTCGAACTCGATGCCGACTCTGTGGCTGCCTTCAAGCGGTGGAAGCGCTTGCGATAGGCTGCCCAACCCGGCGCTGCACCCGGCGGCCCCGAGCGGCCGCGGGTGAGCGCCACGACGTTGGGCGTCGTAGGCAGGGCGTCGAACGGGGTCACAGGAAGCAAGGGAGGACGAGTTGCCACTCCGTTCGAAGGACGCGCTGAAAGTTAACTATACCGACGATGGCGCGGGCGAAAGCGTTGTTCTGATCCATAGCTCGGTGAGTGGCAACCGTCAGTGGCGACCTCTCGTCGACGCGCTAAAGGACGGCTATCGCGTCTTGGCGGTTAACCTGTTCGGGTACGGCGAAACGACTCCTTGGCCCAACACGTCCCCGCAGTCGCTTTACGCGCAGGCTCAGCTTGTACTCGCGCTATGCGAGGACATCGAAGGTCCTGTCCACCTCGTCGGCCATTCCTTCGGCGCGTCCGTGGCGATGAAGGCCACGTCTCTTCTCACCCACCGAGTCGGCAAACTCGTGCTGCTTGAGCCCAATCCGTTTTATCTCCTCAAGCAGCACGGCCGCACGGAGGCATTCTTGGAGTCTCGCGCGTTGCGCGACCATGTGAAGTGTTTTGGTTCCCTCGGTGACTGGCCGAAAGTCGCCGAGAGGTTCGCAGACTACTGGTTGGGTGATGGGTCGTGGGCGGCAATGCCAGAAAAACGGCGGCAGGCCTTCGTTGCCTCGCTGCCGCCGAACTTCCATGAGTGGGACGCGGTAATGAGCGAGGAGACGACGGTTGCCGAATGGAACCGCGTGACTGCCAAGACATTGGTCGTAAGCGCGGTTGACACCCGGCGTCCCATCCGAGAGATTGTTGAGATTCTTTCCCGCTCGTGCCCCAGTTGGTCGTTTGCGCAATTGCCGGAAGGTGGACACATGGCGCCGCTCACGCGTCCGGACCTGGTAAACCCGATCGTGAGGCGATTCCTTGATGCAGATGCACCGTGAGCAGGGATACGACGCCGCCCAACCATCCGATGCAGCGGACCGCTTCGAAGCAGGCTTTCGCCCGCTTCTTCGCGGCCGCTGATCGGAAACGTTAGGCCGCTACGACGCGCTTCGAAGAACGTGACGGATGATGGAGAAACACAAGCTGTACGCGAATACTCGGTTCTCAGAAGACGTTCTCCGGGCGGGAGCCTCAGCATTTCGCTCCCGCGTGCCGCTCAGCGGTAAGGAGGCCGAGCGGCTATTCCTGACAGTGGAGGTCGACGGGGCAGACTGGCATCACGACTCGGAGGAGGAGTTCTTCGCGGATTACCGCCGCTCAGCACGTGGTGCAGTCTTTCAGCTTGAGCGCTCGGGCGGCCGCCTCCGGCTCCAGGCCTTCAGCGCGTCCGTGCACGTGGCGGTCGGGGCGCCGGATCGGTCACAGGTTGAGGCAATCTCAGCGGTCTTCGAGCAGGCGGCCGAGCGCTGCGCCTTGTCTAAGCCGCTGAAACCGCCGCCCCCGCGGCCGATTCGGCCTACGATCTTCCTGGGTCACGGTCAGAGTCCTCTCTGGCGGGATCTTAAGGACCATCTTCACGAGAAGCATGGATACCTCGTTGAAGCGTACGAGATCGGCGCCAGAGCCGGTCATGCTATCCGTGATGCCCTGCAAGATATGCTCGCAAAGAGCGCCTTCGCGTTTCTGGTGATGACCGGCGAAGACGAAATGGCGGGTGGGGGAACACGTGCGCGCCAGAACGTCGTCCATGAGGCCGGCCTGTTCCAAGGCAGATTAGGATTTCGCCGCGCAATCGTGCTCCTGGAGGAGGGAACGGAGGAGTTCTCGAACATTCACGGCATCGAGCAGATCCGCTTCTCGAAGGGAAACATCAAAGAGACGTTCGGTGAAGTACTGGCCACCATCCGCCGAGAGTTCCCGTGGGTGGCCTAACACGCGCGTTGAGCCGCCCGGCTTGCACGGCGGACCCTGTCGCAAGCGTCATTGGGCCGGCGGCTCACGCGCACGACGTTAGGTTTGGTCACCTTCGGGAATCGGAGTATGAGGATGAGCATGGAGTCTATGAACATTATCGTAACAAGTGCGACGCGTCTCACCGAGACTGACCAATTTGATCCCATAGAGCTTACGACGAAGAGACTTGTAACTCTAACTCATGCAAATTGCGCGGGCGGCCAAGTGACAGTCAGGTCGAAAGGTCTCTTCGATAAGGATGCGTCCTTTAAGTGCACCATCTGCAAGCAAGAACAGAGCGTTCCTCTTCACGCTGCAATTCAAGACTTACGACGGACACTGCTTCGTGGGGAGGTGCGCCTCTGCGACTACAACCATGAGGTGTGTTTCTTTCCAGCGACGTCGAAAGACTCGCAAGGGAAACCAACCTAACGAGGCCCTGCAGCCGACCGGCATGAACATCTCGTTACATCGCAGGCGGCGGTGGGCCGGCGTTAGGTTCTTTGGGCGAGCGTATGTCCTTGGCTGACAAGATCAGATCCGCACTCGGTGAAAAGAAGGATGACGGCCACGAGCAGGTCGCGTGCTCCTTCTGCCTAAAGGGGCA
It encodes:
- a CDS encoding GIY-YIG nuclease family protein encodes the protein MDRQDILDTIRRSANANGGIPPGEDRLAQLGIPAAAWGKYWSRISAAHREAGVKPNRAHEPHPEVDALARLASLTQELGALPTSRDRIVKHHQDTAFPSERVYKRLGPTAKLVSRLIEYSRSHPGNDDVLTICTAHPSQTAVPAPEKSSAVTFGTVYLLKGPGRRFKIGRTNAFGRRRRELGIQLPFETRKVHVIETDDPEGVEAYWHQRFAAQRINSEWFELDADSVAAFKRWKRLR
- a CDS encoding alpha/beta hydrolase, with the translated sequence MPLRSKDALKVNYTDDGAGESVVLIHSSVSGNRQWRPLVDALKDGYRVLAVNLFGYGETTPWPNTSPQSLYAQAQLVLALCEDIEGPVHLVGHSFGASVAMKATSLLTHRVGKLVLLEPNPFYLLKQHGRTEAFLESRALRDHVKCFGSLGDWPKVAERFADYWLGDGSWAAMPEKRRQAFVASLPPNFHEWDAVMSEETTVAEWNRVTAKTLVVSAVDTRRPIREIVEILSRSCPSWSFAQLPEGGHMAPLTRPDLVNPIVRRFLDADAP
- a CDS encoding TIR domain-containing protein → MMEKHKLYANTRFSEDVLRAGASAFRSRVPLSGKEAERLFLTVEVDGADWHHDSEEEFFADYRRSARGAVFQLERSGGRLRLQAFSASVHVAVGAPDRSQVEAISAVFEQAAERCALSKPLKPPPPRPIRPTIFLGHGQSPLWRDLKDHLHEKHGYLVEAYEIGARAGHAIRDALQDMLAKSAFAFLVMTGEDEMAGGGTRARQNVVHEAGLFQGRLGFRRAIVLLEEGTEEFSNIHGIEQIRFSKGNIKETFGEVLATIRREFPWVA